A window of the Longimicrobium sp. genome harbors these coding sequences:
- a CDS encoding toll/interleukin-1 receptor domain-containing protein — MPVFISYTRSDEAVARRIHTTLTGKQITAYLDLLDPDIAPDRVTQAVCNGLNRCTHLLAVVSRETRASWWVPFEIGVATQGDRRITTFVRDLNRVDLPHYLQIWPILVADVQLDTFARLYLQDRMVLENKGLVTAARSAAIQNASQFHARLRGAIGQ, encoded by the coding sequence ATGCCAGTCTTCATCTCTTATACACGTTCCGACGAGGCAGTGGCCCGCCGAATCCATACGACCCTAACTGGGAAGCAGATCACGGCATATCTGGACCTGCTCGATCCTGACATCGCACCAGATCGCGTAACGCAGGCCGTTTGCAACGGGTTGAACCGGTGTACGCACCTTCTTGCCGTGGTGTCCCGTGAAACGCGGGCGTCGTGGTGGGTACCGTTTGAGATCGGTGTGGCGACCCAGGGCGACCGACGGATCACCACCTTCGTTCGAGACCTGAACCGTGTTGATCTCCCGCATTACCTTCAGATCTGGCCCATACTGGTGGCGGATGTTCAGCTCGACACGTTCGCGCGGCTGTATCTCCAGGACAGGATGGTACTGGAAAACAAAGGGTTGGTGACAGCCGCACGGTCTGCGGCCATCCAGAACGCATCTCAGTTCCACGCCCGGCTGCGCGGAGCGATCGGCCAGTAG